A region from the Drosophila bipectinata strain 14024-0381.07 chromosome 3R, DbipHiC1v2, whole genome shotgun sequence genome encodes:
- the ctrip gene encoding E3 ubiquitin-protein ligase TRIP12 isoform X6 translates to MAESVKSQSLSALTEGQHGTDDGSTSAASLVNNTTTGAATSTNASHSSNRRRNHNNNNNNNNGNSSSNSSGRKGNKNKKRSTATPTTPAVSSSVNALNTYNRRSRSQGRQNASKESVVSKRSTAFRSPSSPAPSSHSATGDQSVSPGSRKRQHQHNTSAASSSNRSNQSAPGGDQLVELSSPLKKRRLQPTSSASSVVSAGAPEAVEEGSAAAPVVAPTAGVTDSTESQTPRQASGGDCVAQRTRSKTVSPEELPSTSSAAAAARLQQNNQLKASPSTSSLPVISSRHKRKASAGSKSLIEATPQRGAGAVRSGRASNLLSYYRKTRKVSHTRSSHKPEKQAAQAEEEEEEASGTATASSSESNLPGSVSGSSSKSSGLGKHKKGLRHLPQHQLDTESATTSEAGAEEQQSEHGNLEVEHQLPAVESALNLPESSANQDSQAEGPTEEQDERDDEEEEDDEDEEEEEEEEVSFFEIVNSADSSYEEDAQIVAEEDEITEEEDVDDEEDEDIEEDEDIEEEEDLSESEFAQQLIGELGASDALAYSLMAQQPPSGPPHAGGQQIPPGANSTNLSIVAAALSAAREVGGGAGGSGGTATASAPGASAAAGGTNSAVGATSSNSSAGQPASNSGSNNVAPAGAASGGAGAGGGATAAGSTNSASQHGGGAGGATAADSESDDSEVGRLQALLEARGLPPHLFGALGPRMTHILHRTIGNSSSSKANQLLQGLQSHDESQQLQAAIEMCQMLVMGNEDTLAGFPIKQVVPALIQLLRMEHNFDIMNNACRALAYMLEALPRSSGTVVEAVPVFLEKLQVIQCMDVAEQSLTALEILSRRHNKAILQANGISACLTYLDFFSIVAQRAALAIAANCCLNMHPEEFHFVSESLPLLARLLSQQDKKCVESVCSAFCRLVESFQHDGQRLQQIASPDLLKNCQQLLLVTPAILNTGTFTAVVRMLSLMCGNCPDLAISLLRNDIAATLLYLLTGNAEPAAASANHVELVSRSPSELYELTCLIGELMPRLPLDGIFAVDALLDRPTLNTQDQVHWQWRDDRGTWHNYSTMDSRLIEAANQSSEDEVSLSTFGRTYTVDFHAMQQINEDSGTTRPVQRRINHNYVAPVSAGQDLSTSAGGSAAASGASTSAAAAAASSNNNNNNNNPPASSSGQQKRRPSLDARIACLKEERGLAADFIKHIFNVLYEVYSSSAGPNVRYKCLRALLRMVYYATPELLRQVLKYQLVSSHIAGMLGSNDLRIVVGALQMAEILMRQLPDVFGTHFRREGVIYQFTQLTDPNNPICANPSPKPLSTTATPTANAGGSQSAPASANSLQVNPFFMDSAPGSSSASTTPSSSKHQSYSVKSFSHAMNALTASAKGTPAGALDVSGTSTPAAAYNYSSSAPSSSTAGAPAFFVAQQGDPRQYVHFQQPAAPPPPPQLELLPTGGGGIQQQAQGPPQQVPPVVYQPQQQPAHLVVASTSSAAASASSSSSSSSSATALQHKMTDMLKRKAPPKRKSQSSGRAKSRQEDAAAAAAGSGAPPASASSAMHELLSRATSLGSGTGGRSTPSSGGGSGSSKSRFNAGNSTNAGSSKSSFLASLNPARWGRQTAHHHQSQQHHGMSKDSGSANASGSGAGLPYTVNQHGAGGSGGLNAAAVAASINKSISHANLLAAANRERARQWVREQAVDFVKRYTEQEARRSKSVSESGGSQSTSTAAAGTAPLSTAGSTNVLERLSSILFKLNGSYHDCLDALLELKTILLESDISPFEVNHSGLIKAMLNYMTSDSGLVERDARLRSFMHVFAGLPLEPLLQNVGQLPTIEPIAFGAFVAKLNGCVTQLEQFPVKVHDFPAGPGGRSNQSALRFFNTHQLKCNLQRHPQCSNLRQWKGGTVKIDPLAMVQAIERYLVVRGYGGIRADSDDDSEEDMDDNVAAVVMTQAGFKHKLQFTIGEHVLPYNMTVYQAVKQFSPLVSEQPETDNESETLLGNASIWVQQHTIYYRPVEEEAAAGAAGASSSSSCSSSGVQKQQSSSSSAASYANASTSCSSSSGVASGGGSSSKKAHKSSSKFMRKKTELWHEGIAPGVISALKPFLSSSLPSDVVTVQDASLDALCMLRVIHALNRHWEHLYGCVVRQNIIPQSEFVHPKITAKANRQLQDPLVIMTGNLPQWLPQIGMACPFLFPFETRHLLFYATSFDRDRALQRLLDTTPDLNAAESSERVAPRLDRRKRAISRAEILKQAEHILQDFGHSKALLEIQYENEVGTGLGPTLEFYALVSAELQRTDLGLWNGSDSYKQNSVTIVDVVKASSAVVHIEDALEATTMDQSPPLVSSTTTTTATTRSSSRSHVLRSGAGQQPPQPVEHSSSSTGANDNALNMIIAQQFSDIIAADAAAAAAAAATDNPSSTTNSTTASVVEQTTTTTQSGTMTTTTTMTSYVHAAHGLFPLPLGKSSKLPQMTKAKSKFKFLGKFMAKAVMDSRMLDLPFSLPFYRWLVNEEHSIGLADLMRVAPEVQNTLVRLQDVVRHREYILADPNIDAMEKTEKIEQLDLDGCPIADLGLDFVLPGHANIELCRGGRDTPVTVHNLHQYISLVTYWFLIEGVQKQFEALREGFDSVFPIQRLRMFYPEELECVFCGSASEQQQPRWDVKMLQDSCRTDHGFHQESQAIQFLYDILASYSRDEQRAFLQFVTGSPRLPTGGFKALTPPLTIVRKTLDGNQNPNDYLPSVMTCVNYLKLPDYSSREVMRQKLKVAANEGSMSFHLS, encoded by the exons ATGGCCGAATCCGTTAAAAGTCAATCGCTCTCTGCATTGACGGAGGGGCAGCACGGTACCGACGACGGTAGTACATCAGCGGCGTCCTTAGTTAATAATACTACCACAGGTGCAGCAACATCCACTAACGCAAGTCACTCGTCGAATCGTCGAcgcaaccacaacaacaataacaacaacaacaacggcaatagcagcagcaacagcagcggccGTAAAGGaaacaagaacaagaaacGCAGTACAGCCACCCCCACCACCCCGGCTGTCAGCTCCTCCGTCAACGCCTTGAATACCTACAACCGTCGTTCGCGCAGCCAAGGTCGCCAGAACGCCAGCAAGGAGTCCGTGGTGTCCAAGCGTTCGACCGCCTTTCGATCCCCCTCATCCCCGGCGCCCAGCTCGCACTCGGCCACCGGCGATCAGTCGGTGTCCCCCGGAAGTCGCAAGCGGCAGCATCAGCACAACACCAGCGCCGCTAGCAGCTCCAATCGCAGCAACCAAT cggctcccggtggtgaccagCTGGTGGAGCTCAGCTCGCCGCTGAAGAAGCGTCGCCTCCAGCCGACATCATCCGCCAGCAGCGTGGTATCGGCAGGAGCCCCCGAGGCAGTCGAGGAAGGAAGCGCCGCCGCACCGGTCGTAGCACCAACTGCCGGGGTCACAGATTCCACTGAATCGCAGACGCCGCGCCAGGCATCAGGGGGTGATTGCGTGGCCCAGCGCACCCGCTCCAAGACCGTTTCGCCCGAGGAGCTGCCGAGCACAAGCAGCGCAGCTGCCGCGGCCCGTCTCCAGCAAAACAACCAGCTGAAGGCCAGCCCCAGCACCAGCAGTCTTCCGGTCATAAGCAGCCGTCATAAGCGCAAGGCCAGCGCAGGATCGAAGTCCCTAATCGAGGCGACTCCCCAACGTGGGGCGGGAGCAGTTCGCTCCGGACGCGCCAGCAACTTGCTGAGCTACTACCGCAAGACCCGGAAAGTCAGCCACACACGCTCCTCCCACAAGCCGGAGAAACAGGCCGCccaggcggaggaggaggaggaggaggcgtcTGGCACAGCCACAGCCAGCTCTAGCGAGAGTAATCTGCCAGGATCCGTTTCGGGATCGAGCAGCAAGTCGAGTGGTCTCGGCAAGCACAAGAAGGGCCTGCGCCACTTGCCGCAGCATCAACTGGACACCGAAAGCGCCACCACATCTGAAGCTGGAGCTGAGGAACAGCAGTCGGAGCACGGGAATCTGGAAGTGGAGCATCAGTTGCCGGCCGTAGAGTCGGCGCTCAATCTTCCGGAGTCGTCAGCCAACCAGGACAGCCAGGCGGAGGGCCCAACCGAGGAGCAGGACGAGCGCGACGACGAGGAAGAGGAGGACGACGAAGACGAGgaagaagaggaggaggaagaggtGAGCTTCTTCGAGATTGTTAACTCGGCGGACTCGTCGTACGAGGAGGACGCCCAGATTGTTGCCGAGGAGGACGAGATcaccgaggaggaggacgtTGACGACGAAGAGGACGAGGACATCGAGGAGGACGAGGAtatcgaggaggaggaggatctCTCGGAGAGCGAATTCGCCCAGCAGCTAATCGGTGAACTTGGTG CTTCGGATGCTTTAGCATATAGTTTGATGGCTCAACAACCGCCAAGTGGACCGCCGCATGCAGGTGGACAGCAAATACCGCCAG GTGCCAACTCAACGAACCTCAGCATCGTAGCGGCCGCACTGAGTGCCGCACGTGAAGTCGGCGGAGGAGCCGGAGGAAGTGGTGGTACAGCGACGGCGTCGGCGCCTGGAGCATCGGCGGCAGCCGGAGGAACCAACAGCGCGGTGGGCGCAacgagcagcaacagcagtgccggccagccagccagcaacagcggcagcaacaaTGTAGCCCCAGCGGGTGCTGCTTCTGgcggagcaggagcaggcgGAGGAGCTACCGCCGCCGGCTCGACAAACAGTGCCAGCCAACATGGCGGAGGAGCAGGAGGTGCGACGGCCGCCGACTCGGAAAGCGATGACAGCGAGGTGGGCCGTCTCCAGGCTCTGCTGGAGGCCCGCGGTCTGCCACCACATCTGTTCGGGGCCCTCGGACCCAGGATGACGCACATCCTCCATCGCACTATTGGAAACAGCAGCAGCTCGAAGGCGAACCAACTACTGCAGGGTCTGCAGTCCCACGACGAGTCCCAACAGCTGCAGGCTGCCATCGAGATGTGCCAGATGCTGGTGATGGGCAACGAGGACACCCTCGCCGGCTTCCCCATCAAACAGGTGGTGCCGGCCCTCATCCAGTTGCTCCGCATGGAGCACAACTTTGACATTATGAACAACGCCTGTCGGGCTCTGGCCTACATGCTGGAAGCCCTGCCCCGCTCCTCGGGGACCGTAGTGGAGGCAGTGCCAGTGTTCTTGGAGAAGCTGCAGGTCATCCAGTGCATGGACGTGGCCGAACAGAGTCTGACTGCGCTGGAGATTCTCTCGCGTCGCCACAACAAGGCCATTCTGCAGGCGAATGGCATCTCGGCCTGCCTCACCTACCTGGACTTCTTTTCGATTGTGGCCCAGCGTGCGGCCCTGGCCATCGCCGCCAACTGCTGCCTCAACATGCACCCGGAGGAGTTCCACTTTGTGTCGGAGAGCCTGCCGCTGCTGGCTCGTCTCCTGTCGCAGCAGGACAAGAAGTGCGTGGAGAGCGTGTGCTCCGCCTTCTGCCGCCTGGTGGAGAGCTTCCAGCACGATGGCCAGCGTCTCCAGCAAATCGCCAGTCCGGACCTCCTCAAAAACTGCCAGCAACTGCTCCTGGTCACTCCGGCCATACTGAACACGGGCACCTTCACTGCCGTGGTTCGAATGCTGAGCCTGATGTGTGGCAACTGCCCAGACCTGGCCATCTCGCTGCTCAGGAACGACATTGCAGCTACGCTGCTATACCTGCTCACAGGAAACGCTGAGCCGGCAGCTGCCAGTGCCAACCACGTGGAGCTGGTTTCGCGCTCGCCCTCGGAACTCTATGAACTGACTTGCCTCATCGGCGAGCTGATGCCCCGTCTGCCCCTGGACGGGATCTTTGCGGTGGACGCCCTGTTGGACAGACCAACCCTCAACACCCAGGACCAGGTGCACTGGCAGTGGCGCGATGACCGCGGCACCTGGCACAACTACTCGACGATGGATTCCCGCCTGATCGAGGCCGCCAACCAGAGCAGCGAGGACGAGGTCAGCCTGAGCACTTTTGGACGCACATACACCGTCGATTTCCACGCCATGCAGCAGATCAACGAGGACTCGGGCACCACACGCCCTGTCCAGCGTCGCATCAACCACAACTATGTGGCTCCTGTGTCGGCAGGCCAGGATCTATCCACATCTGCTGGAGGCTCAGCGGCAGCTAGCGGAGCATCCACATCGGCAGCTGCGGCGGCTGCCTCCTcgaacaataacaacaacaataacaatccACCAGCCAGCAGCAGTGGCCAACAGAAGCGTCGACCCTCATTGGACGCCAGGATTGCTTGTCTGAAG GAGGAACGTGGTCTCGCCGCCGATTTCATAAAACACATCTTCAACGTGCTATACGAAGTGTACAGCTCCTCGGCCGGACCCAATGTACGCTACAAGTGCCTGCGCGCCTTGCTCCGGATGGTCTACTACGCCACCCCGGAGCTGTTGCGCCAAGTGCTCAAGTACCAGCTGGTCTCCAGTCACATTGCCGGAATGCTCGGCAGCAATGACTTGCGTATTGTGGTCGGAGCTCTCCAGATGGCCGAGATTCTGATGCGCCAGCTGCCCGACGTGTTCGGAACCCATTTCCGTCGCGAGGGCGTCATCTACCAGTTCACCCAGCTGACGGATCCCAACAATCCCATCTGCGCCAACCCATCTCCCAAGCCGTTAAGCACCACGGCCACGCCCACAGCCAATGCCGGCGGCTCCCAGAGTGCTCCAGCTTCGGCCAACAGTCTGCAGGTGAATCCATTCTTCATGGACAGCGCCCCAGGATCATCGAGTGCTTCCACGacgcccagcagcagcaagcaCCAGTCGTACAGCGTGAAGAGCTTCTCGCATGCCATGAATGCCCTGACGGCCAGTGCCAAGGGAACTCCGGCTGGAGCCCTGGATGTGTCTGGAACATCTACTCCTGCCGCTGCCTACAACTACAGCAGCTCGGCGCCATCTTCGTCGACGGCGGGAGCTCCTGCCTTCTTCGTGGCCCAGCAGGGAGATCCGCGCCAGTACGTCCACTTCCAGCAGCCAGCGGCTCCACCACCGCCACCTCAACTGGAGCTGCTTCCCACTGGAGGTGGAGGAATTCAGCAGCAGGCCCAGGGTCCGCCCCAGCAGGTGCCCCCGGTCGTTTACCAGCCACAACAGCAGCCGGCTCACTTGGTGGTGGCCTCAACCAGCAGCGCCGCCGCTTCGGCCTCCTCGTCGTCCTCTTCGTCGTCGTCGGCCACGGCTCTTCAGCACAAGATGACGGACATGCTGAAGCGAAAGGCACCGCCCAAGCGCAAATCTCAAAGCAGTGGACGAGCCAAGTCGCGGCAGGAGGATgcggccgcagcagcagctggcTCTGGAGCGCCACCCGCCTCGGCTAGTTCGGCAATGCACGAGCTACTGAGCCGAGCCACAA GTCTTGGAAGCGGCACTGGAGGAAGAAGCACGCCCAGCTCGGGCGGTGGCTCTGGAAGCTCCAAGTCTCGTTTCAACGCCGGAAACTCGACCAACGCGGGATCCAGCAAATCTTCATTTCTGGCTTCGCTTAATCCGGCTCGCTGGGGACGCCAAACGGCTCATCATCACCAGTCGCAGCAGCACCACGGCATGTCAAAGGACTCGGGAAGCGCTAATGCCAGTGGCTCGGGAGCCGGCTTGCCCTACACTGTGAACCAGCACGGCGCCGGAGGAAGCGGAGGACTGAATGCCGCCGCCGTGGCAGCCAGCATCAACAAGAGCATCTCGCACGCCAATCTCCTGGCGGCTGCCAATCGTGAGCGTGCCCGCCAGTGGGTGCGCGAGCAGGCTGTGGACTTTGTGAAGCGCTACACGGAGCAGGAGGCACGCAGGAGTAAGTCTGTGTCTGAGAGCGGGGGAAGCCAGAGCACAAGCACCGCCGCTGCCGGCACCGCACCTCTGTCCACTGCTGGAAGCACCAATGTGCTGGAGCGCCTGTCGAGTATTCTGTTCAAGCTGAACGGCAGCTATCACGACTGCCTGGACGCCCTCCTTGAACTTAAGACTATTCTGCTCGAGAGCGACATCTCCCCGTTCGAAGTCAACCACTCCGGCCTGATCAAGGCCATGCTCAACTATATGACCAGTGACTCGGGTCTGGTGGAGCGGGACGCCCGCCTGCGTAGCTTTATGCACGTCTTCGCCGGCCTTCCGCTGGAACCCTTGCTCCAGAACGTGGGTCAGCTGCCCACCATCGAGCCGATTGCTTTCGGGGCGTTTGTGGCCAAGCTTAATGGCTGCGTCACCCAGTTGGAGCAGTTCCCCGTAAAGGTGCACGACTTCCCGGCAGGACCCGGTGGTCGTTCCAACCAGAGTGCGCTCAGGTTCTTCAACACTCACCAGCTGAAG TGCAACCTTCAGCGTCATCCACAATGCAGCAATCTCCGCCAGTGGAAGGGCGGCACCGTCAAAATCGACCCCCTGGCCATGGTGCAGGCCATCGAGCGCTACCTCGTGGTACGCGGCTATGGAGGTATCCGTGCCGACTCTGACGACGACAGTGAAGAGGATATGGACGATAACGTCGCCGCCGTGGTCATGACCCAGGCTGGCTTCAAGCACAAGCTGCAATTCACGATCGGGGAGCATGTCCTACCCTACAACATGACAGTCTACCAGGCGGTGAAGCAGTTCTCGCCGCTGGTCAGTGAACAGCCGGAGACGGACAACGAGTCGGAGACCCTGTTGGGCAACGCCAGCATCTGGGTGCAGCAGCACACCATTTACTATCGACCCGTGGAGGAGGAGGCCGCTGCTGGAGCCGCCGGAGCCTCCAGCAGCAGCTCGTGCAGCAGCAGTGGCGTGCAAAAGCAGCAGAGCAGCTCTAGCTCGGCGGCAAGCTACGCAAATGCCTCGACCTCGTGCTCTTCCTCCTCGGGAGTGGCCAGTGGCGGAGGATCGTCCTCGAAGAAGGCGCACAAGTCGAGCAGCAAGTTCATGCGCAAGAAGACGGAACTCTGGCACGAGGGCATCGCCCCGGGTGTGATTTCGGCCCTGAAGCCGTTCCTTAGCAGCTCGTTGCCGAGCGATGTGGTGACCGTGCAGGATGCCTCCCTCGACGCCCTGTGCATGCTGCGTGTGATCCACGCCCTTAACCGCCATTGGGAGCATCTGTACGGATGCGTGGTGCGCCAGAACATCATTCCACAATCGGAGTTCGTCCATCCCAAGATCACCGCCAAGGCCAACCGCCAACTGCAAGACCCACTGGTTATCATGACTGGCAACCTGCCGCAGTGGCTGCCCCAGATTGGAATGGCGTGTCCCTTCCTCTTCCCATTCGAGACCCGTCATTTGCTGTTCTACGCCACCAGCTTCGACAGGGACCGTGCCTTGCAACGCCTGCTAGACACTACTCCGGACTTGAACGCAGCGGAGTCGTCTGAGCGCGTGGCACCTCGACTGGATCGCCGCAAGCGGGCCATATCTCGGGCTGAGATCCTCAAGCAGGCGGAACACATCCTGCAAGACTTTGGCCATTCAAAGGCCCTATTGGAAATTCAATATGAGAATGAGGTCGGAACCGGTCTGGGACCTACTTTGGAGTTCTACGCATTGGTCTCTGCTGAGCTGCAGCGTACGGATCTAGGCTTGTGGAACGGAAGCGACAGTTACAAGCAGAACTCTGTAACCATCGTGGATGTAGTGAAGGCAAGCAGCGCCGTGGTGCACATCGAGGACGCCCTCGAGGCCACCACCATGGACCAGAGCCCGCCGCTCGTTAGCagtaccaccaccaccacggcAACCACCCGCTCAAGCAGCCGGTCTCACGTCCTGCGCAGCGGCGCCGGCCAACAGCCACCTCAGCCGGTGGAGCACAGCTCCTCCAGCACTGGCGCAAATGACAACGCTTTAAACATGATCATCGCACAGCAATTTAGTGATATCATCGCTGCggatgcagcagcagcagctgccgctgctgccacTGATAATCCAAGCAGTACCACCAACAGCACCACAGCTAGTGTTGTGGAGCAGACAACCACGACAACTCAATCGGGCACAATgaccaccaccacaaccatGACGAGCTATGTACACGCCGCCCACGGACTGTTCCCACTCCCGCTGGGAAAATCCTCAAAGCTACCCCAGATGACCAAGGCCAAGTCCAAGTTCAAGTTCTTGGGCAAGTTCATGGCCAAGGCTGTGATGGACAGCCGTATG TTGGACTTGCCATTCTCACTACCATTCTATCGCTGGCTAGTCAATGAGGAGCATTCCATTGGCTTGGCTGATCTGATGCGCGTGGCCCCGGAGGTACAAAACACACTTGTACGCCTGCAGGACGTTGTGCGCCATCGCGAGTACATCCTGGCTGATCCAAACATTGACGCCATGGAGAAGACCGAAAAG ATTGAACAGTTGGACTTGGACGGCTGTCCTATTGCCGATCTGGGCCTTGACTTTGTGCTACCTGGTCATGCCAACATTGAGTTGTGCCGTGGAGGCCGCGACACTCCGGTGACTGTGCACAACTTGCACCAATACATCTCACTGGTCACCTATTGGTTCCTAATCGAGGGTGTCCAGAAGCAGTTTGAAGCCCTGCGCGAGG GCTTCGATTCAGTTTTTCCGATCCAACGTCTGCGTATGTTCTATCCGGAGGAGCTGGAGTGTGTGTTCTGCGGCTCTGCCagtgagcagcagcagccgcggtGGGACGTGAAGATGCTGCAGGACAGCTGCCGCACGGACCACGGCTTCCACCAAGAGTCGCAGGCCATACAGTTCCTGTACGACATCCTTGCCTCGTATAGCCGCGATGAGCAGCGCGCATTCTTGCAGTTCGTGACTGGATCACCGCGCCTCCCGACTGGCGGCTTCAAGGCACTGACGCCTCCGCTGACAATCGTGCGGAAAACGCTGGACGGCAACCAGAACCCCAACGACTATCTACCATCTGTGATGACATGCGTCAACTATCTGAAGTTGCCCGACTACTCGAGTCGTGAGGTGATGCGGCAGAAACTAAAAGTGGCCGCCAACGAGGGCAGCATGTCCTTCCATCTCTCCTAA